The region GCTCGCCGCGCCGATCCGGAGAAAGTCCCGGCGTGCGATGCCATCGCAAAAGGTGGGGTGCGTTTTCATGGTCTGTGGCCAATCTACGGACGAAGTCTTCGGAAGGCAATTCACAGTTTCCCCGGCCATGCAGGCCGGAGGCGCGACGCCCGGCGCCGCTGTCAGAACTTCGCCTTGATCCCGCGGATCATCGTGCCGACCGCGGGCACGTGCTCGAAGACGCCCGCGGTGCTGTCCCAGAAATCCTGGTGCAACACCACGCGGCCGTCCGGGGCGAAGCGGATGTGCGTCACGCCCATGGTGCGGATGGTCTCGCCCTTGCGGAGTTTCTTGAGGCGAGTGTCCATCACCCAGCGGAAGTAGTAGTTGCCGCCCGACTCGGCCACGTCGTCGAACTGAACCGTGATGCGCTCCGCGCCCTCCGCGGTCGCGAGGAAGTAGGCCTCGATTGCCGCGTTGCCGCGGACAGTCTTGAGGGTGTCGTTCAAGTAAGCGTCGTCGGAGTAAACCAGCCGGGTCTTCGCGCGCACCGAGTCGGCGGTGATGACCGAG is a window of Verrucomicrobiota bacterium DNA encoding:
- a CDS encoding nuclear transport factor 2 family protein; this translates as MRKILFLLLALLFAALFATLAACRTTPVVLDTAAPYRDALAAAAAKPTLAKDGETERAAIARVKDFLSVITADSVRAKTRLVYSDDAYLNDTLKTVRGNAAIEAYFLATAEGAERITVQFDDVAESGGNYYFRWVMDTRLKKLRKGETIRTMGVTHIRFAPDGRVVLHQDFWDSTAGVFEHVPAVGTMIRGIKAKF